ATGTATTCTCCACGCTATAATGAATTAGAATCAACTACTAAATTAACTTTGTTGAATCAGTTTACGGATAATAATCTTGCTTATACGGTAATTGGCAAAAAATCTGATATCGCAGATGTTCATTATTGTGAGTCTAAACGAATTAATGAAGTTATTGATGATGATATTCATAGTTTTGGAGTAGAAATTGACTTAAGTAATAATCGTCGAATAGTTATAAATATTCAACATGAAAATACAATCATAGGAAATAAATTGTATTTTGTTGGCGGTATTCCTTGTTATGGTAATGTTTCTGTAAATTATGAATAGTAGGTGATTTTATGATAAATATAAAAACATCGTACAGTCGATTTATAGCTAGTATACTTGCAGTAATTATGTTAGTAATATTTTTCAATATTAATTCAATTACTGCTAAAGCAGCAAACTACTATGTTGATTCAAAAACCGGGTCAGATACTAACTCTGGATTATCAGTAACTTCGCCATGGAAATCTTTTAAAAACATTAATTCCAAAACTTTCCAACCTGGAGATGAAATTCTTTTAAAGAGTGGTTCAGTTTGGAATGAACAGTTAATGCCTCAGGGCAATGGAAATCAAACTGAGCCGATTACTATTAGCAAATATGGCGGTGAACTAAAGCCGAGAATTAATGGTAATGGTACTCATAATTATAAAAGAAATTCAGGAACAGTTATGCTAGTTAATCAGCATGATTGGATAATTAAAAATCTTGAAGTAACAAATTATAGTTCAACGATTCAATCGCAACGTTCAGGCATTTTGATAATTAATAATAGTAATACAACACAAAATAATATTACTGTTGCAGATAACTATGTACATGATGTTAATTCTGATACGCAGGAACACGGTGCTTGGAAGGTTACTGGTGGCATAATTTTAATCGGAATTAATGAAGATTTAGATGGCAAAATAAATTCTAATAAGAATTTTGGCTTTGATAATGTTTTGGTTAAAAATAATCATGTTGACAATGTATCGATTGCCGGAATTAGAAATAAATCTACATTATTAAATACTAACGGTTCAGAGTCATATCCTAAGAATAATAAGAACATTACCTATGAAAATAACGATGTTGAAAATGTTTATGGTGATGGCATGATTATTTCTGAAGTTTCAGATAATGGAATTGTTAAAAATAATAAAGTTAATAAATTTTGCAATACTGAATCAAGATTCAATTATGCTGGCTTGTGGGTAATGGCTTCAGACAATACTACAGTTGAAAATAATGAAGTTTCTAATGGCTTGTATGGCAATAATGATGGTACA
The sequence above is a segment of the Lactobacillus sp. ESL0677 genome. Coding sequences within it:
- a CDS encoding right-handed parallel beta-helix repeat-containing protein, whose amino-acid sequence is MINIKTSYSRFIASILAVIMLVIFFNINSITAKAANYYVDSKTGSDTNSGLSVTSPWKSFKNINSKTFQPGDEILLKSGSVWNEQLMPQGNGNQTEPITISKYGGELKPRINGNGTHNYKRNSGTVMLVNQHDWIIKNLEVTNYSSTIQSQRSGILIINNSNTTQNNITVADNYVHDVNSDTQEHGAWKVTGGIILIGINEDLDGKINSNKNFGFDNVLVKNNHVDNVSIAGIRNKSTLLNTNGSESYPKNNKNITYENNDVENVYGDGMIISEVSDNGIVKNNKVNKFCNTESRFNYAGLWVMASDNTTVENNEVSNGLYGNNDGTAFDIDLSCNNVVVQHNYSHDNARGSVLFMNASHNGIFRYNVCINDGWNPNSKMISYLPSTTTEKAYVYNNLFIASPTTANLIKCSGNRRYLDFTNNLVISQNPNMVTFNQGTMTGELNFKNNAVYGFNSQWFGKDNISLKDEDTVKQLIADNAKVSGIANLNLKSLANLPELKKAGIFEGTGLTDFNDQPVANIPSIGPVELK